The proteins below come from a single Hydrogenobacter sp. genomic window:
- a CDS encoding class I SAM-dependent methyltransferase: MIEYLVEEVSKRLEGGLCVELPDGRILSEGICRIRIRDWRVIKSILKDPEMGFGEAYMKGEVEIDGDLEKFLIACVGYLREKYQRRGFKNSFLRSLLKFSGLLKFLEGREVRKHYDLGNDFYKLWLDGSMTYSCAFFSKKEQDLEDAQAEKRSIIYEKLQLRDGDKLLDIGCGWGSIILEVPKLYHIETVGITLSKNQYEYVKFKIESEGLKGKARVYLMHYEDLLDLKERFNKIVSVGMFEHVGKGRHRKFFKIVDKLIQEGGLFLLHTIGKVLPESQSTWIRKYIFPGGYIPALTEILEASKDLNFNLIDIDNWRLHYYRTLNEWKRRFYNHAQEVIHQYGEEFFRMWELYLVSSAVSFLTGSNHLFQILFSKGVLNDYPIMKRYFLPVHHWVCG, translated from the coding sequence ATGATTGAATATCTTGTTGAAGAGGTAAGCAAAAGGCTGGAAGGAGGTTTGTGTGTTGAGCTTCCCGACGGCAGAATCTTAAGCGAAGGTATATGCAGGATAAGGATTAGAGATTGGAGAGTTATCAAGAGTATACTCAAAGATCCAGAAATGGGTTTTGGAGAAGCTTATATGAAGGGGGAAGTGGAAATAGATGGTGACCTCGAAAAGTTTTTGATTGCATGTGTAGGTTATTTGAGAGAGAAGTATCAGCGTAGGGGTTTTAAAAATAGCTTTCTTAGAAGTCTTCTCAAATTTTCCGGACTTTTGAAGTTTTTAGAGGGGCGAGAAGTCAGGAAGCATTACGATCTGGGCAACGATTTTTACAAGCTCTGGCTTGACGGTTCTATGACATACTCGTGTGCCTTTTTCTCAAAAAAGGAACAGGATCTGGAAGATGCGCAAGCTGAAAAGAGGAGCATAATTTATGAAAAGCTACAGCTCAGAGATGGTGATAAACTGTTGGATATAGGCTGTGGATGGGGTTCTATAATCCTTGAGGTGCCAAAGCTTTACCACATAGAAACTGTAGGGATAACTCTTTCCAAAAACCAGTACGAATACGTCAAATTCAAGATAGAGAGCGAAGGATTGAAAGGCAAGGCGAGAGTTTACCTAATGCATTATGAAGATCTGCTGGATCTTAAAGAAAGGTTCAACAAGATCGTTTCTGTAGGTATGTTTGAACACGTAGGAAAAGGGAGGCACAGAAAATTTTTCAAAATCGTAGATAAGCTTATCCAAGAAGGAGGTCTATTTCTCCTTCACACCATAGGGAAAGTTCTTCCCGAAAGTCAAAGTACGTGGATAAGAAAGTATATATTCCCAGGTGGTTACATACCTGCCCTTACGGAAATACTTGAAGCTTCTAAAGATTTAAATTTCAACCTCATAGATATAGACAATTGGAGACTACACTACTACAGAACCCTGAATGAGTGGAAAAGAAGATTTTATAATCACGCTCAAGAAGTGATCCATCAATACGGAGAAGAGTTCTTCCGTATGTGGGAACTATATTTGGTCTCCTCAGCTGTTTCTTTCTTGACAGGTTCCAATCATTTATTCCAAATACTTTTTTCCAAGGGTGTACTCAATGATTATCCTATAATGAAGAGGTACTTCTTACCCGTACACCATTGGGTATGCGGATAA
- a CDS encoding plasma-membrane proton-efflux P-type ATPase, whose product MGGTVVQGLTSEQAEENIKRYGFNEIEEKKEHVLLKFLKKFISPIPLLLELTMLFLIILGKYYDSLVILGLLIFNVILSFSHEISVDRVIQLLKKHLDIRVRVLRDGQWKDIPSRLLTMDDIVLLQSGFIVPADIEILEGNISVDQSSITGESLPKSLKSGDVAYMGSLVVRGEAIGKVVAVGSSTFYGKSAKLVQEAGNKTQLEIIVFKLVEYLSLFSLFLIVTLLGLSVVDKKPLEEVLPLLTVLLIPIIPVALPTAFTIATALGAKELAQEGILVTKLSAIESAAGMDILCIDKTGTITKSKIQVTKVIPYSGFSEEEVICMGALASDPKQKDPIENAIYEYLSDKLSCLENYEVKDFEPFDPSKKYSKAKVLINQEDVEVYKGSPKVAPIPEDAHKIIEGMALEGLRIICVWKVSKGKVKFLGFIGFSDPIREDSKKLIDKLKALGVNVKMLTGDTKDTAKRIASLVGIEGDVCDTKNIREECGVFAEVFPEDKFSIVRAFQKMGHIVGMTGDGINDAPALKQADLGIAVSNATDVAKSSASAVLTKEGLTNMLSLIILSRKIYQRLLTYVFSKTIRVFLIILNIFVYYIIYNEYLLTTKMVLSLFFFNDFITISLATDNVTYSKKPEKWNIKRLTLASFILGLFCVIWVLFLILFIGKEVLHLDTQQTKTLSFLAIVLSIPVSILSIRDKGYFIKTPPSKYLLVAMTFSIIASNLMAVLGIFMFPIDLKSVLFADIFVGLMFLPMNILKAFIYSLYE is encoded by the coding sequence ATGGGGGGAACTGTAGTGCAAGGACTCACATCAGAACAAGCCGAGGAAAATATAAAAAGGTACGGCTTTAATGAAATAGAGGAAAAGAAGGAGCATGTCTTATTAAAGTTCTTAAAAAAATTTATCTCTCCCATTCCTCTGCTTTTGGAACTTACTATGCTCTTTCTCATTATATTGGGAAAGTATTATGATAGCCTTGTAATTTTGGGACTTCTTATCTTCAACGTAATTTTATCTTTCTCTCACGAGATAAGTGTGGACAGAGTTATACAGTTGCTAAAAAAACACCTTGATATAAGAGTAAGAGTTCTACGTGACGGTCAATGGAAAGATATTCCATCTCGCCTTTTAACTATGGATGATATTGTATTGCTTCAAAGCGGTTTTATTGTACCCGCGGATATAGAAATTCTTGAGGGAAATATCAGCGTTGATCAATCTTCTATAACGGGTGAATCTCTTCCGAAAAGCTTAAAGAGTGGTGATGTAGCTTATATGGGTTCCTTAGTTGTGAGAGGTGAGGCGATAGGTAAAGTCGTTGCTGTAGGCTCAAGCACCTTTTACGGAAAGTCTGCAAAACTCGTACAGGAAGCTGGAAACAAAACCCAACTTGAGATCATCGTATTTAAGCTCGTTGAGTATCTATCCCTTTTCAGTTTATTTTTAATTGTTACCCTGCTTGGGCTTTCTGTCGTGGACAAAAAACCCTTAGAAGAGGTCCTTCCATTGCTCACAGTTCTGTTGATTCCCATAATACCCGTTGCGTTACCTACAGCCTTCACTATAGCTACCGCATTGGGAGCAAAGGAGCTTGCTCAAGAAGGGATCTTAGTTACTAAGCTTTCAGCCATAGAGTCTGCAGCAGGAATGGACATTTTGTGCATTGATAAAACTGGGACAATTACGAAAAGCAAAATTCAGGTAACAAAAGTTATACCTTATTCAGGATTCTCGGAGGAAGAAGTCATCTGTATGGGAGCTTTAGCTTCCGATCCAAAACAGAAAGACCCTATAGAAAATGCCATATACGAGTATTTAAGCGACAAACTGTCCTGTTTGGAAAATTATGAAGTGAAGGATTTTGAACCTTTTGATCCATCAAAGAAGTACTCTAAGGCTAAGGTATTAATAAATCAAGAAGATGTTGAGGTATACAAAGGTTCTCCAAAAGTTGCACCAATTCCAGAAGATGCACACAAAATAATTGAAGGAATGGCTTTGGAAGGTCTAAGAATCATATGTGTTTGGAAAGTATCAAAAGGAAAAGTGAAGTTTTTGGGCTTTATAGGTTTTTCTGATCCAATAAGAGAAGATTCTAAGAAGCTGATAGATAAGCTTAAAGCCTTAGGTGTAAATGTAAAGATGCTAACCGGTGACACTAAGGATACTGCAAAACGTATAGCTTCTTTGGTAGGGATAGAGGGTGACGTGTGCGACACAAAAAATATAAGGGAAGAGTGCGGTGTCTTTGCGGAGGTTTTCCCAGAAGATAAATTTAGCATTGTAAGGGCTTTTCAGAAAATGGGACACATAGTAGGTATGACGGGAGATGGTATAAATGATGCTCCCGCTTTAAAACAAGCCGATTTGGGTATAGCGGTTTCAAATGCAACGGACGTCGCAAAATCATCAGCTTCAGCTGTACTCACAAAGGAAGGCTTAACAAATATGCTTTCACTTATAATCTTATCAAGAAAGATCTATCAGAGACTTCTAACCTATGTTTTCTCAAAAACCATAAGGGTCTTTCTTATAATTCTGAACATTTTTGTTTACTACATAATTTATAATGAATATTTGCTAACTACAAAAATGGTACTTTCTTTGTTTTTCTTCAACGATTTTATAACCATATCCTTAGCCACAGATAACGTAACGTATTCAAAAAAACCCGAAAAGTGGAATATTAAAAGGTTAACCCTTGCTTCTTTTATATTGGGTTTATTCTGCGTTATATGGGTATTATTTTTAATTCTTTTCATAGGAAAAGAAGTGTTACACCTTGACACACAACAAACAAAGACACTTTCCTTCTTAGCGATAGTATTGAGCATTCCCGTGAGCATTCTTTCCATTAGAGATAAGGGATATTTTATAAAAACACCTCCCTCTAAGTATCTTTTGGTTGCTATGACTTTCTCAATTATTGCATCAAACTTAATGGCTGTATTAGGCATATTTATGTTTCCTATAGATCTTAAAAGCGTGTTATTTGCGGATATCTTTGTAGGATTGATGTTCTTACCTATGAATATTTTAAAAGCCTTCATATACAGCTTATATGAATGA
- a CDS encoding glycosyltransferase, which produces MKGKIIFVHKLFPIDIDGVLGGAETVSVETAFGFAKAGWDVYFFGYLPGGNRIINGVKFVNYGENYDLYNVFKEYKNIEFDACLCVHAYPVKTLIGFENIHRFFLLPQDMSFIEHRVTSHFVNKYMDGVICISEYQKEAYLRWGVSKEKLIKIPYGIDIERYKPSSTKNFRKIMFAGATIKQKGIDLLLDAFKILKKRMPEIELHIYGDATLWGGTESVNLDSHLPGVFFHGKVEKEDLIKAYGESALCVIPTVPELYQESLPRSSLEAQACGCPVIGTKSGGLPETFLNGETGFLVDPLNVENLAQTIEKALKDENTLRSMSNKAVEFIKENFSHEKHIKRLEEYILSVPPLKERVSNINYVDLKILYYTEVPLMPSKTSSCNRNYEIIRILLEKGAKITYTHGFFVKEVEREIRDLADLHKNFNISVPVYKKLSIIGEHDLLWITEAWDLERLRKALALARIAKLVYDVPVVFDAMDCIYKHLLSGKKGGANFSQEEIQAVRTVEKELYDISDIVIFVSEEEREFAVREFNLDIKKTFIISNVHHPVDTPTKAEGKSVCFIGGILNFNNLLAVKYFLNAVYPHVLKRDNHIEFYVIGDRTDELKIEDLIEDKKLLEIYKRRVHLIGWVKDIGKEIRKHKLSVAPMVSGSGIKGKILNSLEWGVPVVTTPIGAEGFANIESSGIVVAKEPEEFADAVVNIIEDTSLREDLAKKGLNYVRENFSKERAGKTLDEMLPMIRRSIALNFSEIRPCGYNIVKKYYSFLPAGYEGVDNLDQVVWSVISKIGGDFDVISFNFMDVYRIEPRIRPFLLEDPPESYRWLPALIVKDMQKKFLKKGSIQYLHIDIPLCYREYTQRGLKGKLIELGLKNKMFFKRHPILEKVAKRIYRLLT; this is translated from the coding sequence ATGAAAGGCAAAATAATATTTGTCCATAAGTTGTTTCCTATTGATATAGATGGCGTTTTAGGTGGTGCGGAAACGGTAAGTGTTGAAACAGCTTTTGGATTTGCAAAGGCAGGTTGGGATGTTTATTTTTTTGGATATTTGCCAGGTGGAAACAGGATTATAAATGGAGTTAAGTTCGTAAATTATGGAGAAAATTACGATCTCTACAATGTTTTTAAGGAATACAAAAACATAGAATTTGATGCATGTTTATGCGTACATGCGTATCCTGTCAAAACCCTTATAGGTTTTGAAAATATACACAGGTTTTTCCTTTTACCGCAGGATATGAGCTTTATAGAACACAGAGTAACATCACACTTTGTAAACAAATATATGGATGGTGTAATATGTATCTCTGAGTATCAAAAAGAAGCATATTTAAGGTGGGGTGTAAGTAAAGAAAAACTGATAAAAATACCTTACGGTATAGACATAGAAAGATATAAACCATCTTCTACAAAAAATTTTAGAAAGATAATGTTTGCAGGGGCGACTATTAAACAAAAAGGGATAGACCTCCTGCTTGATGCCTTCAAAATACTCAAAAAACGTATGCCAGAGATAGAGCTTCACATATACGGAGATGCTACCCTATGGGGAGGGACGGAAAGTGTTAATCTGGACAGTCATTTGCCCGGTGTTTTCTTTCATGGTAAGGTTGAAAAGGAAGATCTTATAAAGGCGTACGGCGAGTCTGCCTTATGCGTAATACCCACAGTACCGGAACTTTATCAGGAATCACTTCCCAGATCCTCCTTGGAAGCGCAAGCGTGTGGATGTCCCGTTATAGGTACAAAAAGTGGAGGTCTTCCAGAAACTTTTCTGAATGGAGAGACGGGTTTTCTTGTTGATCCATTAAACGTTGAGAATCTTGCACAAACAATAGAGAAAGCTCTTAAAGATGAAAACACACTGAGATCTATGTCAAATAAGGCGGTGGAGTTTATAAAGGAAAACTTCTCTCACGAAAAGCATATAAAACGACTTGAAGAGTACATCCTTTCCGTACCTCCGCTTAAGGAAAGGGTAAGCAATATAAATTACGTTGACTTGAAGATCTTGTATTACACGGAAGTTCCTTTAATGCCCTCAAAGACATCTTCGTGCAACAGAAATTACGAAATAATAAGGATACTTCTTGAAAAAGGTGCTAAGATCACTTACACGCACGGATTTTTCGTAAAGGAGGTAGAAAGGGAGATAAGGGACTTAGCAGACTTACACAAAAACTTTAACATATCAGTACCTGTATACAAAAAGCTATCTATTATTGGGGAACACGATCTGCTTTGGATAACTGAAGCCTGGGATCTTGAGAGGCTTCGCAAAGCTCTTGCTTTGGCAAGAATAGCCAAGTTAGTATACGATGTACCTGTAGTATTTGATGCCATGGACTGCATATACAAGCACCTTTTAAGCGGAAAGAAAGGGGGAGCGAACTTCAGTCAGGAGGAAATACAAGCTGTACGCACCGTAGAAAAAGAACTGTACGATATATCCGATATTGTGATCTTCGTATCTGAGGAAGAGAGAGAGTTTGCTGTAAGGGAGTTCAACTTAGACATTAAAAAAACTTTCATAATTTCAAACGTACACCATCCAGTGGATACACCTACAAAAGCAGAAGGGAAAAGTGTGTGTTTTATAGGCGGTATATTGAACTTTAATAATCTTTTGGCTGTGAAGTACTTTTTAAATGCCGTGTATCCTCATGTATTAAAGCGTGATAATCATATAGAGTTTTATGTTATAGGTGATAGGACAGATGAGCTTAAAATTGAGGATCTTATCGAAGACAAAAAACTGCTGGAAATATACAAAAGGAGAGTACACCTTATAGGTTGGGTAAAGGATATAGGTAAGGAGATAAGAAAGCACAAACTCTCCGTGGCACCTATGGTATCAGGCTCAGGGATTAAAGGGAAGATACTCAATAGTCTTGAGTGGGGTGTTCCGGTAGTAACAACACCCATAGGTGCAGAAGGTTTTGCTAATATTGAAAGCTCAGGTATCGTTGTGGCAAAGGAACCTGAAGAGTTCGCAGATGCGGTGGTAAACATAATAGAGGATACTTCCCTGAGAGAAGATCTTGCAAAAAAGGGATTAAATTATGTACGCGAAAACTTTTCAAAGGAGCGTGCGGGGAAAACCCTTGATGAGATGCTTCCCATGATAAGACGATCCATAGCGCTTAACTTCTCAGAGATAAGACCGTGCGGTTATAACATCGTGAAAAAGTACTACAGTTTTCTGCCAGCAGGTTACGAAGGAGTTGATAACCTTGACCAGGTTGTGTGGTCCGTCATAAGCAAAATAGGAGGCGATTTTGATGTGATTTCCTTTAACTTTATGGATGTTTACCGTATAGAACCTCGCATAAGACCCTTCCTCTTAGAGGATCCACCTGAATCGTACAGATGGTTACCAGCACTGATTGTAAAGGATATGCAGAAGAAATTTCTTAAGAAGGGTAGCATACAATACCTCCACATTGATATACCTCTATGTTACAGGGAATACACACAAAGGGGTCTGAAAGGTAAACTCATAGAATTAGGTTTGAAAAACAAGATGTTTTTCAAAAGGCATCCCATACTTGAAAAGGTAGCCAAAAGGATTTACAGGTTACTGACATGA
- a CDS encoding glycosyltransferase family 4 protein, with protein sequence MNIVIVENHIPFLEGGAERHTEGLREALLKVGHQVEIVRIPFNWYPKENLIKSAFIVRLLNFKNMGGKNIDLLIALRFPNYYIEHDRKVVWLIHPHKSAYELWDRPFIDLPRDPGGYAVREFILKMDKRYLRDAKKVFANSKTVAERLKRYIELEADVLYHPPPNAEKFHCKSYESFIFFPSRINPLKRQILAVDAMRYVKSDVKLLICGRPDNLDIYRELLETIKGLEGKVVYLGEVGEEEKIDLYARCLAVLFPTAEEDYGYVTLEAMLSKKAVITCVDSGGPTEFVEDGINGFVVEPKPEEIARAIDTLAQDINLAVKMGENAYEKIVSLHISWDFVVEKILEQV encoded by the coding sequence ATGAACATAGTTATAGTTGAAAATCATATTCCCTTTCTGGAGGGTGGTGCAGAGAGACATACCGAAGGTTTGAGAGAAGCACTTTTAAAAGTAGGTCATCAAGTGGAAATTGTGAGAATACCCTTTAATTGGTATCCAAAGGAGAACCTAATAAAAAGCGCCTTTATAGTGAGGTTGCTAAACTTTAAGAACATGGGTGGGAAGAATATAGATCTGCTGATAGCCTTGAGGTTCCCCAATTACTATATTGAACATGATCGTAAAGTTGTTTGGCTTATACATCCTCACAAAAGCGCTTACGAGCTTTGGGATAGACCTTTTATAGATCTTCCCAGAGATCCGGGTGGGTATGCGGTAAGAGAGTTCATTCTTAAGATGGACAAAAGATATTTGAGGGATGCCAAAAAGGTATTCGCTAACTCAAAAACCGTAGCTGAAAGGTTAAAGAGATACATAGAGCTTGAAGCTGATGTGCTTTATCACCCACCTCCAAATGCTGAAAAATTTCACTGTAAGAGTTACGAAAGCTTCATCTTCTTCCCAAGCAGGATAAATCCGTTGAAGAGACAGATCTTGGCGGTAGATGCTATGAGATATGTCAAGAGCGATGTAAAACTGTTGATATGTGGCAGACCGGATAATTTAGACATATATAGAGAATTACTGGAGACAATTAAAGGGCTTGAGGGGAAAGTGGTGTATTTGGGAGAAGTTGGGGAAGAGGAGAAAATAGATCTTTATGCAAGGTGTTTGGCTGTGCTTTTTCCCACTGCTGAAGAAGATTATGGCTACGTGACTTTAGAAGCTATGCTTTCTAAAAAGGCTGTGATAACGTGCGTAGATTCGGGTGGACCTACGGAGTTTGTGGAAGATGGAATAAACGGTTTTGTGGTAGAGCCAAAACCTGAAGAGATAGCCAGAGCTATAGACACGCTTGCTCAGGATATAAACCTCGCAGTTAAGATGGGGGAAAATGCTTACGAGAAAATCGTTTCACTGCACATATCTTGGGATTTCGTAGTTGAGAAGATTCTTGAACAAGTATGA